The following coding sequences lie in one Cygnus olor isolate bCygOlo1 chromosome 8, bCygOlo1.pri.v2, whole genome shotgun sequence genomic window:
- the CMPK1 gene encoding UMP-CMP kinase, producing the protein MKPVVVFVLGGPGAGKGTQCARIVEKYGYTHLSAGDLLRDERKRPGSQYGELIENYIKEGEIVPVEITISLLKRAMDQTMAANSQKNKFLIDGFPRNEDNLQGWNKTMDGKADVSFVLFFDCDNEICIGRCLERGKSSGRSDDNRESLEKRIHTYLQSTKPIIDLYERMGKVRKVDASKSVDEVFEKVVQIFDKEG; encoded by the exons atgaAGCCCGTCGTCGTCTTCGTCCTCGGCGGGCCCGGGGCGGGCAAGGGGACGCAGTGCGCTCGCATCGTGGAG AAATATGGCTACACGCACCTTTCTGCCGGCGACCTCCTTCGAGACGAACGAAAAAGGCCGGGCTCACAGTATggagaactcattgagaacTACATCAAGGAGGGGGAAATCGTACCGGTTGAAATAACTATCAGCTTGTTGAAGAGG GCTATGGATCAAACAATGGCTGCTAATTCCCAGAAGAACAAGTTCTTGATTGATGGGTTTCCCAGAAATGAAGATAATCTTCAAGGCTGGAATAAGACTATGGATGGAAAGGCGgatgtttcttttgttctgttttttgattGCGACAACGAG ATATGTATTGGTCGCTGTCTTGAAAGAGGCAAGAGCAGTGGTAGAAGTGATGATAATCGGGAGAGTCTGGAAAAAAG AATTCATACATATCTGCAGTCTACTAAGCCTATAATAGACTTATATGAGAGAATGGGAAAAGTCAGAAAAGTGGATGCCTCTAAATCTGTTGATGAA gTTTTTGAGAAAGTTGTACAAATTTTTGACAAAGAAGGCTAA